GCCTGACCGGCGCGGGCGGATCGCCGCGGCTAGCTTCCTGCATCGGGCCCGCCAACTTCAACTCCGCCCGCGCAGGCGCAGTGGGGCATGCGGGTGACTGGCGCAAAGCCATTCGTGCTATAACCGCTGCCGTTGGTCGGCGAGGGAGGAGGAATCGATGCCGCGCAAGCTACGGCTGGTCAAGGGCGCTGCGGAGCGCGCCGCGCTGGTTTACGGGATGCGGGTCTTTACCCAGGGCGACGTCTCGGGCGTCGAGGACGCGCAGGTGCGGCTTAACGACGGCAGCACGGGACGGATCGCGATGCATCTGATCGAAGGCACGCGCGCGCAGATTCGCCGCCAGCTTATGCAGAGTATCGACGCCTTTTTCGAACTGCTCGAAGACGCGGAACGCTAAAAAGCGAGGCAAACGATGGAGCTCAAATTCATCAAGTACGAGAAGCGCGGCCACCTGGCCTATATCACGTTCAACCGCCCCGAGGTCATGAACGCGCTGCATCCGCCGTGTCACCTGGAGATGGACCAGGTGTGGGATGATTTCGTGGCCGACCGAGAGATGTGGGTCGCGATCCTGACCGGCGCCGGCGAGCGCGCGTTTTCCGCCGGCAACGACCTCAAATGGACCGCCGAGCATCGCGGCGAGCGCCCGCAGATGAGCAAGGGCGGCTTCGCCGGCATCACCTCGCGCTTCGACATCACCAAGCCGATCATCGCCGCGGTCAACGGCTTCGCGCTGGGCGGCGGATGCGAGATCGCGCTCGCCTGCGACATCATCATCGCGGCCGAGCACGCGCGCATGGGTCTGCCCGAGCCGCGGGTCGGCCTGATGGCTGCGGCCGGCGGCGTCCATCGCCTGCCGCGACATATCCCGCTCAAGATCGCGATGGGGATGATTCTTACCGGTAAGCATCTGAGCGCCGCCGAGGCTCATGGATGGGGTCTGGTCAACGAAGTCGTGCCGCTGAAGGAGCTGATGGCGACGGCGGAGCGATGGGCCGGCGAGATCATGGAATGTTCGCCCATATCGGTTCAGGCGAGCAAGGAAGCTGCGATGACGGGGCTTGGGATGGGCCTGGAGGAGGCGTGCCGGCACAAGTTTCTCGCCACCGAGAGGTTGTGGAAGTCCAAGGACGCGATCGAAGGGCCGCTCGCGTTTGCGCAAAAGCGCAAACCGCAATGGAAGAACGAGTAGCGAGGTAGGACGCAGCGCCACCGCGGCGGCCAAAGTCCGGAAGAGAACGGAAAGGCGCGCAGCAAGAGAGAACATGGCGATGGATCCGTTAGCCACCATCGAAGCGAAAAAAATGCCTTTCGCGGAACTGCTCGGCATCCGCGTCCTGACCGCGGCGCCCGAGCGCCTTACGGCCGAGATGGCCGTGCGCGACGATCTCTGCACCCTGCCGACGGTGCTGCATGGCGGAGCCGTGATGGCGTTCGCCGATTCGCTCGGCGCGTATGCGACGATGATCAATCTGCCCGAGGGCGCAACAACCACGACGATCGAGTCGAAGACCAATTTCATCGCCCCGGCGCCGGTCGGCACCACCGTCACAGGCGAATGCGCAGCCTTGCATCGCGGGCGGCGCACGATGGTCTGGCAGACGCGGATCACCAATGCGCAGGGACGCCTGCTTGCAATTGTGACCCAGACCCAGTTGGTTCTGGAGCCGGCCGCGCGCAATTGACATCGGCCCGGCTTAAGGCTTTTTAATGTGCGATCTTACCTCCAGGAGCGTGCACATGATGATTACGCGCCGCCACATGATGAAGACGATTGCCGGCTCAGCAGCGATAGCCTCGCAACTGTTCGCCGCGATCGCTCTGGCGGAGGCTGCCGAAGGCGCCGCCGCCACGGGCGAGACCAACCCAAAGGCTCCGAACCCCATTGCTGGAGACAAGGGCGTCACCGTGCGTCCGATCATGCAGCACGACTTGCCCGACATGCCCGGCAAGCAGATCAGCATGGTGGTCGTCGAATTCGCACCGGGCGCCGGGAAC
Above is a window of Candidatus Binataceae bacterium DNA encoding:
- a CDS encoding enoyl-CoA hydratase-related protein; this encodes MELKFIKYEKRGHLAYITFNRPEVMNALHPPCHLEMDQVWDDFVADREMWVAILTGAGERAFSAGNDLKWTAEHRGERPQMSKGGFAGITSRFDITKPIIAAVNGFALGGGCEIALACDIIIAAEHARMGLPEPRVGLMAAAGGVHRLPRHIPLKIAMGMILTGKHLSAAEAHGWGLVNEVVPLKELMATAERWAGEIMECSPISVQASKEAAMTGLGMGLEEACRHKFLATERLWKSKDAIEGPLAFAQKRKPQWKNE
- a CDS encoding PaaI family thioesterase gives rise to the protein MDPLATIEAKKMPFAELLGIRVLTAAPERLTAEMAVRDDLCTLPTVLHGGAVMAFADSLGAYATMINLPEGATTTTIESKTNFIAPAPVGTTVTGECAALHRGRRTMVWQTRITNAQGRLLAIVTQTQLVLEPAARN
- a CDS encoding cupin domain-containing protein — translated: MMITRRHMMKTIAGSAAIASQLFAAIALAEAAEGAAATGETNPKAPNPIAGDKGVTVRPIMQHDLPDMPGKQISMVVVEFAPGAGNSPHSHPGSTVAYVLEGSVVSQVDPDKPVTYHAGQTWYELPAHTHRIARNASKTRPAKILAVLISEKGQDLVLPPT